A genomic stretch from Chaetodon auriga isolate fChaAug3 chromosome 17, fChaAug3.hap1, whole genome shotgun sequence includes:
- the LOC143335388 gene encoding uncharacterized protein LOC143335388 isoform X2, which translates to MVSLYFVSWCLSSYSNLPRWRSIESGTTRMRNSPERYSRAVKELPPIHVNEFTLMEGTDCSQSGDSSAQTGPITGFHLRVTCSVDHIHEVQYTWEHSLALQLSQKDTDT; encoded by the exons ATGGTATCattgtattttgtttcatgGTGTCTGTCCTCTTATTCCAACCTGCCTAGGTGGAGAAGCATTGAGAGCGGAACCACTAGAATGAGGAACTCACCTGAACGGTACTCAAGG GCAGTAAAGGAGCTGCCCCCCATCCATGTGAATGAGTTCACACTAATGGAAGGGACTGATTG TTCTCAGTCAGGAGACAGTTCTGCACAGACTGGACCCATCACAGGGTTTCACCTCAGAGTGACCTGCTCAGTGGACCATATACATGAGGTCCAGTACACATGGGAGCACTCGCTGGCTTTGCAGCTCAGCCAAAAAGACACAG ACACGTAG
- the dnajc8 gene encoding dnaJ homolog subfamily C member 8, which yields MAAAGGEPSTQNMSDELFKTFISEVKQIEKRDSVLTSKQQIDRLLRPGSSYFNLNPFEVLQIDPDATDDELKKRFRALSILVHPDKNQDDPDRAQKAFEAVDKAYKLLLEPEQKKRALDVIHAGKEYVEHMVKEKKKQLKKDGKLLDVEEDDPEVFKQAVYKQTMKLFAELEIKRKEREAKEMHERKRAREEEIEAAEKAKREREWQKNFEETRDGRVDSWRTFQAKGKKSKEKKNRSFLKPPKVKMEQRE from the exons ATGGCGGCCGCCGGAGGAGAGCCTTCTACTCAGAATATGTCGGATGAATTATTTAAAACCTTTATCTCGGAG GTGAAGCAGATTGAGAAGAGAGACTCTGTGTTAACCTCCAAGCAGCAGATTGACAGACTGCTCAGGCCTGGCTCATCCTATTTTAATCTCAATCCCTTTGAG GTGCTGCAGATTGATCCAGATGCGACAGATGACGAACTGAAGAAAAGATTTCGGGCG CTATCCATTTTGGTCCATCCAGACAAAAATCAGGATGATCCAGACAGAGCACAAAAAGCCTTTGAAG CTGTGGACAAGGCATACAAACTCCTGCTGGAAccggagcagaagaagagagccTTAGATGTGATCCATGCAGGAAAGGAATATGTGGAGCATATG gtaaaggagaaaaagaaacagttgAAGAAGGATGGGAAACTGTtggatgtggaggaggatgacCCTGAAGTG TTCAAGCAAGCAGTGTACAAACAGACCATGAAGCTGTTCGCTGAGCTTGAAAtcaagaggaaggaaagagaagcaAAGGAAATGCATGAAAG AAAAAGggcaagagaggaagaaatcgaagcagcagagaaagcaaAGCGCGAAAGGGAATGGCAGAAAAACTTTGAG GAAACCAGAGATGGGCGTGTGGACAGCTGGAGGACCTTCCAGGCCAAAGGCAAGAAGAGCAAGGAGAAAAAGAACAGGTCCTTCCTCAAACCCCCGAAAGTCAAGATGGAACAGAGGGAGTGA
- the clk2a gene encoding dual specificity protein kinase CLK2 isoform X1, translated as MPHTRRYSSSDRDSRSSYQDRYRDRDRDRGRRHRHRRSPTYSSSSDRDRDRRGRGHRQEGSYARSRSRSYDNRSVEHRAFDRRYCEGYRRLDQSRDHDRDRDREPHGAAESYYPRDFSPSMYDHRRGRERERERDESYRRKGSRRKHKRRRRRTRSYSPSSSRSNSRTRALSVRDDEEGHLICRSGDVLQERYEIVSTLGEGTFGRVMQCIDHRRGGAHVALKIIKNVEKYKEAARLEINVLEKINEKDPDNKFLCVQMYDWFDYHGHMCISFELLALSTFDFLKENNYLPYSIGQVRHMAYQICLAVKFLHDNKLTHTDLKPENILFVNSDFTMSFNVEKKREERTVKSTAVRVVDFGSATFDHEHHSTIVSTRHYRAPEVILELGWSHPCDVWSIGCILFEYYLGFTLFQTHDNREHLAMMERILGPVPSRMIRKTRKQKYFYRGRLDWDESSSAGKYVRENCKPLRRYLLSEAEEHHQLFDLIESMLEYEPSKRLVLADSLKHPFFENGGIGEAAGSKNWEGNRDISR; from the exons ATGCCTCACACAAGACGGTACTCGTCTTCGGACAGAGACAGTCGAAGCAGCTACCAAGACCgttacagagacagagacagagacagaggccgAAGACACCGGCACAGAAGATCGCCTACTTACTCCTCAagcagtgacagagacagagacagaaggggacggggacacagacaggaaggaagctATGCACGCTCAAGGAG TCGTAGCTATGACAATCGCTCTGTGGAGCACCGGGCATTTGACCGAAGATACTGCGAGGGATACAGACGCTTGGACCAGAGCCGAGATCATGACCGTGACAGAGACAGGGAGCCACATGGAGCAGCTGAAAGTTACTATCCACGCGACTTCTCCCCAAGCATGTATGACCACCGGCGTGGCCGCGAGAGGGAGCGTGAACGGGATGAGTCGTACCGACGGAAAGGCAGCAGGCGTAAGCACAAACGAAGGCGGCGTAGAACCAGGTCCTATAGCCCATCCTCCTCG CGGAGCAACAGCCGGACGCGGGCACTGAGTGTGAGGGACGACGAGGAAGGGCACCTGATCTGTCGGAGTGGGGACGTCCTGCAAGAGAGAT atgAGATTGTCAGCACTTTGGGGGAAGGCACCTTTGGGAGGGTGATGCAGTGCATCGACCACCGCAG GGGAGGAGCCCATGTTGCTCTGAAAATTATCAAGAATGTGGAGAAGTACAAGGAAGCAGCTCGCCTGGAGATCAATGTATTAGAGAAGATCAATGAAAAGGACCCTGATAATAAATT CCTTTGTGTACAGATGTATGACTGGTTCGACTACCATGGCCACATGTGCATCTCCTTTGAGCTGCTAGCTCTCAGCACCTTCGACTTTCTAAAGGAAAACAACTACCTGCCCTACTCAATTGGTCAGGTCAGACACATGGCCTACCAAATCTGTCTTGCTGTGAAgt TTCTCCATGACAacaagctgacacacacagacctaaAGCctgagaacatcctgtttgtCAACTCAGACTTCACAATGTCCTTCAATGTAGAGAAG AAGCGAGAAGAGCGAACGGTGAAGAGCACGGCAGTACGAGTGGTGGACTTTGGCAGTGCCACTTTTGACCACGAGCACCACAGCACCATCGTGTCCACGCGGCATTACCGTGCCCCTGAAGTCATACTAG AGCTGGGCTGGAGCCATCCCTGTGACGTGTGGAGCATTGGCTGTATCCTGTTTGAGTACTACCTGGGCTTCACCTTGTTTCAG ACTCATGACAACAGAGAGCATTTGGCCATGATGGAGAGAATCCTGGGACCAGTGCCCTCTAGGATGATTCGTAAGACGAG GAAGCAAAAGTATTTCTATCGTGGCCGTCTGGACTGGGACGAGAGCTCCTCAGCGGGGAAATACGTCAGAGAAAACTGCAAACCCTTACGG CGGTACCTATTGTCAGAAGCGGAGGAGCACCACCAACTATTTGACCTCATTGAAAGCATGTTGGAGTACGAGCCCTCCAAGAGGCTGGTGCTGGCCGACTCCCTCAAACACCCTTTCTTTGAGAACGGGGGGATTGGCGAGGCAGCGGGCAGCAAGAACTGGGAAGGCAACCGGGACATCAGCCGGTGA
- the LOC143335383 gene encoding heterogeneous nuclear ribonucleoprotein R — translation MAAAEVNGSSAPAKEEEEPMDVTTTHTENYQTLIDAGLPQKVAESLDNIFQTGLVAYVDLDERAIDALREFNEEGALTVLQQFKESDLSHVQNKSAFLCGVMKTYRQREKQGSKVQESTKGPDEAKIKALLERTGYTLDVTTGQRKYGGPPPEDVFKGTQPGIGTEVFVGKIPRDLYEDELVPLFESAGPIWDLRLMMDPLSGQNRGYAFITYCNKDDAQKAVKLCDNHEIRPGKYLGVCISVANNRLFVGSIPKNKTRESILEDFGKVTEGLQEVILYHQPDDKKKNRGFCFLEYEDHKSAAQARRRLMSGKVKVWGNPVTVEWADPVAEPDPEVMAKVKVLFVRKLATAVTEELLEKTFSQFGKLERVKKLKDYAFVHFEERDAAVKAMDEMNGKELGGEEIEIVLAKPPDKKRKERQAARQTTRNAGYDDYYYYPPPRMPPPGRGRGRGGRGGYAYPPDYYGYEDYYDDYYGYDYHDYRGGYEDPYYGYEDVYSMRGRGTRPSRGGPPPPRARGAPPARGRGGYAQRGPPLGGPRGGRGGRGAPFQPQRGRGPRGARGNRGGNVGGKRKADVFNQPDSKRRQTNNQQNWGSQPIAQQPLQQGADYSGNYGYSNDTMEFSQDSYGQQWK, via the exons ATGGCTGCCGCTGAGGTGAACGGTAGTTCTGCCCCGgcgaaggaggaagaggagcccaTGGATgtgacaacaacacacacagagaactaCCAGACGCTCATTGATGCAGGGCTGCCACAGAAAGTGGCTGAAAGTCTAGATAACATCTTCCAGACAG GCTTGGTGGCGTATGTTGACCTTGACGAAAGGGCCATTGATGCACTACGGGAGTTTAACGAGGAAGGGGCGCTTACAGTGCTGCAGCAATTCAAAGAGAGCGACCTGTCCCATGTACAG AATAAAAGTGCTTTCCTTTGTGGAGTCATGAAGActtacagacagagagaaaaacaaggaagtaAAGTACAGGAGTCCACCAAGGGCCCAGATGAGGCAAAAATAAAG gctCTGCTGGAGCGGACGGGATACACCCTGGATGTCACCACAGGGCAGAGAAAATATGGAGGTCCTCCACCTGAGGATGTGTTCAAAGGAACACAACCAGGGATCGGAACTGAG GTGTTTGTTGGAAAAATCCCAAGGGATTTGTACGAAGATGAGCTGGTGCCGCTCTTTGAGTCTGCCGGTCCCATCTGGGACCTCAGGTTAATGATGGACCCTCTCTCTGGTCAGAACAGAGGTTACGCCTTCATCACATACTGCAATAAGGATGACGCCCAAAAGGCTGTGAAGCTT tgtgatAACCATGAAATCCGCCCTGGCAAGTACTTGGGAGTGTGTATATCTGTTGCAAACAATCGCCTGTTTGTCGGATCAATTCCAAAGAACAAGACACGAGAGAGTATATTGGAAGACTTTGGCAAAGTTACAG AGGGTCTCCAAGAGGTGATTTTGTACCACCAGCCAgatgacaagaagaagaaccGTGGCTTCTGCTTCCTGGAGTATGAGGACCACAAGTCCGCAGCACAGGCTCGCCGCCGCCTGATGAGTGGCAAGGTCAAGGTGTGGGGGAACCCCGTCACTGTGGAGTGGGCTGACCCTGTCGCTGAGCCAGACCCGGAGGTCATGGCCAAG GTCAAGGTACTCTTTGTAAGGAAGCTGGCCACAGCGGTGACTGAAGAGCTTCTGGAAAAGACCTTCTCTCAGTTTGGAAAGCTGGAGCGAGTGAAGAAATTGAAAGACTACGCTTTTGTCCATTTTGAGGAAAGGGATGCTGCTGTAAAG GCAATGGATGAGATGAATGGGAAGGAGCTAGGAGGAGAGGAAATTGAGATCGTCCTGGCAAAGCCCCCAgacaagaagaggaaagagcGCCAAGCAGCTCGGCAGACCACCAGGAATGCAGG GTatgacgactactactactacccaCCTCCACGCATGCCCCCACCAGGCCGAGGCAGGGGTCGTGGCGGCCGAGGGGGCTATGCCTATCCGCCAGATTACTATGGGTATGAAGACTACTATGATGACTACTATGGCTACGACTATCATGACTACCGTGGTGGCTATGAAGACCCTTACTACGGCTACGAAGACGTGTACAGCATGAGGGGCCGTGGTACTCGTCCCAGCAGGGGGGGGCCTCCTCCACCTAGGGCTCGTGGAGCGCCACCGGCACGTGGCCGTGGCGGCTACGCCCAAAGAGGGCCGCCCCTTGGTGGACCGAGGGGGGGCCGAGGAGGCCGGGGAGCCCCTTTCCAGCCGCAGAGGGGCCGCGGTCCTCGCGGGGCCAGGGGCAATCGCGGAGGTAACGTCGGCGGAAAGAGGAAGGCAGACGTGTTTAACCAGCCTGACTCCAAGCGCCGCCAGACCAACAACCAACAGAACTGGGGGTCCCAGCCCATCGCCCAGCAGCCCCTGCAGCAAGGGGCCGACTATTCCGGTAACTATGGTTACAGTAATGACACCATGGAGTTTTCACAGGATTCTTATGGGCAGCAGTGGAAGTAG
- the LOC143335387 gene encoding uncharacterized protein LOC143335387, which translates to MDSLMSLGAPLKQFTSCVSGKNATTKRGDKKSPSVRRNSFTRRKSVSRRRSLPCSSQKVPDSWLRMYQDELRRERKRQQAILAKKNAERSVRRTHFRSHHCLPRQTTPARKPASAKDESLFGAFQGLSLDGLIGGSNGSPAVAAPAAAGGDQCNVM; encoded by the exons ATGGATTCCCTCATGTCGCTGGGCGCTCCCCTGAAGCAGTTCACCAGCTGCGTGTCGGGGAAAAACGCCACCACCAAGAGGGGGGACAAGAAGAGCCCATCTGTCCGCAGGAACAGCTTCACCCGCAGGAAGAGCgtcagcaggaggagaagccTTCCCTGCAGCAGCCAGAAGGTCCCCGACTCCTGGCTCAGGATGTACCAGGATgaactgaggagagagag GAAACGACAGCAAGCCATACTGGCCAAGAAGAACGCAGAGAGGTCGGTCAGAAGGACTCACTTCAGGAGCCACCACTGCCTCCCCAGG CAGACCACCCCTGCCAGAAAACCAGCCTCAGCGAAGGACGAGTCCCTCTTCGGCGCCTTCCAAGGCCTCAGTCTGGACGGACTGATCGGCGGTAGTAATGGATCTCCTGCCGTCGccgctcctgctgctgctggaggagatcaGTGCAACGTCATGTGA
- the atp5if1a gene encoding ATPase inhibitor A, mitochondrial → MSRFLLRANLRRCVASQIRMASDQLGELGKGAGKGGGGGGSVREAGGAFGKREVAEEERYFRQKEKEQMEALRKHHAEEIEHHKKEIERLQKEIDRHKGKIRRLKHDD, encoded by the exons ATGTCAAGGTTTCTTCTGAGAGCAAACCTGAGGAGATGCGTCGCCTCTCAGATTAGAATGGCATCTGATCAG CTTGGCGAGTTAGGCAAGGGAGCAGGCAAaggtggaggcggaggaggcTCTGTGAGGGAGGCAGGGGGTGCATTTGGAAAGCGAGAAGTAGCAGAGGAGGAGCGGTACTTCAG gcagaaggagaaggagcagatgGAAGCGCTGAGGAAGCATCACGCAGAGGAGATTGAGCACCACAAAAAGGAGATTGAGCGCCTACAGAAGGAGATCGACCGCCACAAGGGCAAAATCAGAAGGTTGAAACATGATGACTGA
- the LOC143335388 gene encoding uncharacterized protein LOC143335388 isoform X1 — MVSLYFVSWCLSSYSNLPRWRSIESGTTRMRNSPERYSRQAVKELPPIHVNEFTLMEGTDCSQSGDSSAQTGPITGFHLRVTCSVDHIHEVQYTWEHSLALQLSQKDTDT, encoded by the exons ATGGTATCattgtattttgtttcatgGTGTCTGTCCTCTTATTCCAACCTGCCTAGGTGGAGAAGCATTGAGAGCGGAACCACTAGAATGAGGAACTCACCTGAACGGTACTCAAGG CAGGCAGTAAAGGAGCTGCCCCCCATCCATGTGAATGAGTTCACACTAATGGAAGGGACTGATTG TTCTCAGTCAGGAGACAGTTCTGCACAGACTGGACCCATCACAGGGTTTCACCTCAGAGTGACCTGCTCAGTGGACCATATACATGAGGTCCAGTACACATGGGAGCACTCGCTGGCTTTGCAGCTCAGCCAAAAAGACACAG ACACGTAG
- the clk2a gene encoding dual specificity protein kinase CLK2 isoform X2 → MQCIDHRRGGAHVALKIIKNVEKYKEAARLEINVLEKINEKDPDNKFLCVQMYDWFDYHGHMCISFELLALSTFDFLKENNYLPYSIGQVRHMAYQICLAVKFLHDNKLTHTDLKPENILFVNSDFTMSFNVEKKREERTVKSTAVRVVDFGSATFDHEHHSTIVSTRHYRAPEVILELGWSHPCDVWSIGCILFEYYLGFTLFQTHDNREHLAMMERILGPVPSRMIRKTRKQKYFYRGRLDWDESSSAGKYVRENCKPLRRYLLSEAEEHHQLFDLIESMLEYEPSKRLVLADSLKHPFFENGGIGEAAGSKNWEGNRDISR, encoded by the exons ATGCAGTGCATCGACCACCGCAG GGGAGGAGCCCATGTTGCTCTGAAAATTATCAAGAATGTGGAGAAGTACAAGGAAGCAGCTCGCCTGGAGATCAATGTATTAGAGAAGATCAATGAAAAGGACCCTGATAATAAATT CCTTTGTGTACAGATGTATGACTGGTTCGACTACCATGGCCACATGTGCATCTCCTTTGAGCTGCTAGCTCTCAGCACCTTCGACTTTCTAAAGGAAAACAACTACCTGCCCTACTCAATTGGTCAGGTCAGACACATGGCCTACCAAATCTGTCTTGCTGTGAAgt TTCTCCATGACAacaagctgacacacacagacctaaAGCctgagaacatcctgtttgtCAACTCAGACTTCACAATGTCCTTCAATGTAGAGAAG AAGCGAGAAGAGCGAACGGTGAAGAGCACGGCAGTACGAGTGGTGGACTTTGGCAGTGCCACTTTTGACCACGAGCACCACAGCACCATCGTGTCCACGCGGCATTACCGTGCCCCTGAAGTCATACTAG AGCTGGGCTGGAGCCATCCCTGTGACGTGTGGAGCATTGGCTGTATCCTGTTTGAGTACTACCTGGGCTTCACCTTGTTTCAG ACTCATGACAACAGAGAGCATTTGGCCATGATGGAGAGAATCCTGGGACCAGTGCCCTCTAGGATGATTCGTAAGACGAG GAAGCAAAAGTATTTCTATCGTGGCCGTCTGGACTGGGACGAGAGCTCCTCAGCGGGGAAATACGTCAGAGAAAACTGCAAACCCTTACGG CGGTACCTATTGTCAGAAGCGGAGGAGCACCACCAACTATTTGACCTCATTGAAAGCATGTTGGAGTACGAGCCCTCCAAGAGGCTGGTGCTGGCCGACTCCCTCAAACACCCTTTCTTTGAGAACGGGGGGATTGGCGAGGCAGCGGGCAGCAAGAACTGGGAAGGCAACCGGGACATCAGCCGGTGA